Genomic window (Deinococcus cellulosilyticus NBRC 106333 = KACC 11606):
TAAGCAGAGCATCTGCATCCAGAACAGAAAATCGCAGTTGGAGTTCAGTTGCGGCATCACAGGGCCTTCTCAGTCGCTGCTCAGGGGTTCTGGCAATGCTTTCTTGCTTCTGTATGCACAACGGGTCTCTGCGCATATGTTGACAGTGACGCCAGATCGGCCTATACTCCTCTTGTAAAGTCTTACAAAAGAAATGAAAGTTACGCAGATTTGATTGCCTTTTGCAAACAAGTTTGCATCCTTCTCAGAGGAGTCAACGTGAACATCCTGAACACGCTTGGGCAGCATGTGCTGTTTGGCGGCGACTACAACCCGGAACAGTGGCCAGAGCACATCTGGCATGAAGACGTGCAGCGCATGAAAGAGGCCGGGGTCAACCTGGTTTCGGTGGGCATTTTCGGCTGGGCAAAACTGGAACCCAGTGAAGGCCAATATGAATTTGACTGGCTGGACCGGGTGCTGAACCTGCTCCAGGAACACAACATCGGGGTCAATCTTGCCACGGCCACGGCCTCTCCTCCGGCGTGGTTTGCACTGAAGTACCCCGAGAGCCTTCCGGTCACCAGAGATGGGGTCACCCTGGGGTTCGGAAGCCGGCAGCATTACAGCCCAGCCAGTGCTGTTTACCGTGAAAAAGCTGCACAATTGGTGCGCAAACTGGCCGGGCGCTACGGCACCCATCCTGCAGTGAAGATGTGGCACATCAACAACGAATATGGCTGTCACATCTGGGAATGCTTCAGTGAAAGCACCGCACAGGCCTTCAGAGGATGGCTGCAGAAAAAATACCAGGCCCTCTCTGAAGTCAACCGCGTGTGGGGCACAGCCTTCTGGAGCCAGACTTACCACCAGTGGGAGGAAATCCAGCCTCCCAGAGCCATGCCAGGGTTCTACAACCCCACGCAGTACCTGGACTGGCGCAGGTTCTCCAGCGACATGATGCAGGAATGCATGCAGCTTGAAGTGGACATTCTGCGGGAAGTGACTCCCCACATCCCGGTCAACACCAATTTCCTCAGTGTGGCCAAGAACCTCAACCAGAGGGAACTGGCAAAGCTGGAAGACATTGTTTCCATTGACATCTATCCTGATCCTGCAAGTGAGGACGCCGCTCTGGAGGTGGCCATCCAGGGAGACTGGGCCCGTTCCATGCGGGACGGTCAGCCGTGGATCTTGATGGAGCAGGCTCCGAATCAGGTGCAATGGCGCCACATCAACGCCATCAAAAAACCCGGCCAGATGCGCCTCCTCAGTTACCAGCTGATGGCCCGAGGCGCGAGGGGCATCCTGTACTTCCAGTGGCGTCAGAGCGTGAGCGGTTCTGAGAAATACCACTCGGGAATGCTGCCGCACACAGGGGTGAAATCCCGCACCTGGCAGGAGATCAAACAACTGGGTCAGGAATTGAAAGGGCTTCCTCTGCTCAGTTATCAGCACACCGCAGAAGTGGCAATCATTGTGGACTGGGACAGCTGGCAGGCCCTGGAACAGGAGTCCCACCCTCACGTCCAACTTCGCCTGATGCAGCAGGTCCAGCAAATCTACAGGACCCTGCACCGCAGAAACATTGCTGTGGATTTCACCACCAGCCATCATGACCTGAGCAAGTATCGTCTGGTCTACCTGCCCAGCACCCCCCTGATGGACCAGGCTTCTGCCGGGAACCTGAAGAATTACGTGCGACAGGGCGGATGTCTGGTTTCTGCGTTCTTCTCTGGCATCACCGATGAGCATGACCACATCCAGCAGGGCACCGATCAGGGCAGTTACAGCCCGGGCCTCAAGGAACTCCTGGGGGTAAACATCCTGGAGTTTGCTCCCCAGCAGGACGGCACCGTGCTGCAACTCAGCAATGGCTGGGAAGGCAGCATGTGGGCAGATGTGCTGGAACTGAACGGAGCCACAGCCCTCGCCACCTACCAGAGAGAAATCTCAGGCCCGGCCATCACCTGCAACCTGTACGGAGAAGGTCAGGCCTACCACATGGGCACGCAACTCACCAGTCAGAGCCTGCAGGTGTTCACCGATCTGCTTCTTGAGAACCGCAACCTGAAGGCCCCACTGGACGTTCCCGAAGGCATCGAAGTGGTGCGCTGGCAGGACGGCACCCTCTTCCTGACAAATCCCACAGATGCACCGTGCAGCATTTCCCTCCCCTCAGCCATGACTGCACTGGTGGGAACAACAGAAGGCCACACTCTGCAGCTCGCCCCGATGGGCGTTGCTGTCCTGCAACCCCAGAGCCACCCCACCGAAGTTCTGACCCCTCAATAAGGAGAGCACCATGAAGAAGACCATCCTGTTCACCCTGACCCTGGCCCTCAGCAGCGCCGTTGCCGCCCCCAAAGGAGAAATCACGGTGTGGAGCTGGGACGTGGCCGCCAAAGCCCTGGAAGCCACCATCCCGAGTTTCAACAAGAAGTACCCGGATGTGAAAGTCAAAGTGGTCGACCTCGGCAACCAGAACGTCTATGACCGTGGCCTCGCTGGGTGTGCCGCAGGGGGAGCAGACCTCCCTGATGTGTACAGCGTCGAAAACGGTGAAGCTGAAGTGTTCTGGGCCCGTTTCCCCGACTGCTTCACCGACCTGACCACCCTGGGGGCAGGCAAGTACCTCAAGAGCTTCCCCGCCTTCAAATGGACGGAACTCAGTGTGGGCAACAAGCGTTACGCCATGCCCTGGGACTCCGGCCCGGTGGTGATGTTCTACCGCCGTGACCTCTACAAACAGGCTGGAGTCAGTGTCTCTTCCATCAAAACCTGGGATGACTTCATCAAGGCAGGCCAGAAGGTGAATGCCAAGTTTGGTGGCAAGGTCAAGATGGGTGTGATTGGCAACGGAAGCGACGATGAATGGTTCCGGATGCTGGCCAACCAGAACGGCTGCTTCTACTTCGACAATGAAGCCAGTGAAGTCACCATCAACAAGCAGGGTTGTGTGGACGCCCTGACCACCATCAAGAAGCTGATGGACGCCAAACTCCTCTCTGTAGGCGACTGGGGCGGCCAGATCACGGCCTTCAAGAAAGGTGACATTGCCACCTCGATGTTCGGGGCCTGGTACGAAGGCACCATCCGCAGCAACGGTGCAGACCTGAGCGGCAAGTGGGGCGTGTACGCCATGCCTGCCAGCAAAAAAGGCGGCGTGCGTGCAGCCAACCTGGGAGGTTCTGCCCTGGCCCTGCCCGCGAGCAGCAAGAACAAAGAAGCTGCGTATGCCTTCATCGAGCACGCCCTGGCGACCAACGAAGGCCAGATTGCCATGCTCAAACAGTACGGACTGGTGCCTTCCCTGCTGAGTGCTGCCAAAGATCCTTACGTGGCGCAGGGCCAGAAGTACTGGGGGAACCAGAAGGTGTGGAAGACCATCCTGGACACCCTGGGGGATGTGCCTGCTGCACGTGGAACCCAGTTCTTCCAGGATGCCCGTCAGGTCATGATCGTTGTTCAGGCAGATTTCCTGGCCGGAAAATACAAAACCGCCAAAGAAGCACTGGATGCTGCCGCCAAGCAGATCAGCAGCATCACCGGACTGCCCATCGCGAAATAAAGGTTTGCCGGAATGACACAAGTGCAGGCACCTGTCCCATTTCGGGTGCCTGCATTGTGCTGTTTTTAGATCCACCCTGACCTGCGCATCAGGACAGAAACACACCGGGCCTGCCTTTTGCCCAGGTCCACAGGAGGCCTTTGATGTTGAGACTCAGACAGAACCTTGTACCCTATGGGTTCTTATTGCCTTACCTTTTGATTTTCCTGCTGTTCTGGGCATACCCCCTGATCCGCAGCCTGCTGGACTCTTTTGACGATTCCCGCATTCTGGGCTTTGGTTTCACCCCTGCAAACTGGACTCGACTTTTCTCTGATCCTTTTTTCATGACCGCCCTGAAAAACACCCTGGTCATCCTGGCCATCCAGGTGCCTTCCATGCTGGCCCTGGCGATTGGCCTGGCCATTGCCCTCAATTCTGAAGTGCTGAAGGCCAAAGGGTTTTACCGTTTTGCATTTTTTGCTCCTCTGGTGGTGGGGACCACCGCCTACTCGGCGATCTTCCGCCTGATTTTCAACACCCAGTACGGTGCAGTGAACCACGGCCTGAACGCTCTGGGCCTGCCTTCTGTGGACTGGCTCAACCAGGGCACGCCCGCCCTGATCGTGATCATGCTGGCCATCACCTGGCGCTGGACCGGATACAACGCCATCATCCTCCTCGCTGGCCTGCAATCCATTTCCAAAGACGTGTACGAGGCTGCTGCAATTGATGGAGCCTCGAAATGGACCACGTTCTGGAAAATCACCCTGCCCCTGATGCGTCCAAGCATTCTGTTCTGTACGGTGCTGTCGGTGTTCGGGACCCTGCAACTGTTCACTGAGTCTGCCCTGATCACGGCCGGCGGTCCGGGGAATGCCACGATGACGCTGGGGACTTACCTGTACCAGCAGGGCTTCAGAAGCTTCAACTTCGGATACGCCAGTTCCATTGCCTACGCAGTTGCCATCCTGGGTGCCTTCGTGAGCTGGATTCAACTCCGCCTCCTCGGAAGGGACAACACATGAGCACGCCCAGACCCCTGCAAAAAGAACAGGCCATGATACAGAATCCTGTGCGTTCGAGCGTCCTGCAATCCACCCTGCTGCATGTCTTTCTCACCATTCTGGCTCTGCTGTTTCTGGCCCCGCTGTACCTGATGCTGGTGTACGCCACCCACCCGGACAACGGCATCTACTCGGGAGCCCTGTGGTTCGGCAGTGAAGCAGTGAACAACTTCAAGAACCTGCAGGCCGACACCAACTTCCTGCGGGCGATGGGCAACTCCATCATCATTGCGGTGCTGTACACTGCCGTGAGCCTGATGCTGACCAGCATGGCCGGGTTCGCGTTCACCAAGTACGAATTCTGGGGCAAGAACTTCTGGTTCGGGGTGATCCTGGCAACATTGGCGATTCCAGTGTTCGTGACGATCATCCCGCAGTACATCCTGATGGCTCGAAACTTTCACCTGACCAACACCTACTGGGCCGTGATTTTGCCCACACTTGCAAATACCATGGGCATTTTCTACATGCGACAGGCGTTTCTGACGGTCCACACGGACCTTTTGAACGCTGCACGGATTGATGGAGCCAGTGAGTGGCGGGTGTTCTGGCAGATTGCCCTGCCTGTGGTGCGCCCAGCAATGGCTGCTCTGGCGATCCTCCTGTTTCTGTCGAGCTGGAACGATTACCTGTGGCCTCTTCTGGTGCTGAACAACAAGGATGCCTACACCATTCCGGTGGCCCTGGGAACCCTGGTGGGTCTGACCCGCGTGTCATGGGGTGGGATCATGATGGGCACCGCACTGTCCACCGTTCCTTTCCTGATCCTCTTTGTGATTGCCCAGCGTCAGATCATTTCTGGCGTTGCAGGAGGCTCGGTCAAAGGCTGAGTTTCTTTCAAAGCAAACCCTGCCAGCATCTGGCAGGGTCTTTTCATTTCAAGAGTTCAGGCTCTATTTCACTTTGCCCGTGGACCCCCGCACCACCAGATGGGTCTGCAGTGGAGGCCTTGCTGTGGGTTCTTCCTCCCCCAGCAGGGACACCACCAGTTGAGCGGCCTGGGTACCGAGTTCCTCACTCGGGAAATGCACTGCGGTGAGGCCCTGCAGCACCGTTCTGGCAAAAGTCCGGTCATCAAAACTCACCACTGAAACATCTTGTGGGACACGCAGACCTGCAGCCTGCAATGCTCGAACGGCACCCAGAGCAAGCCAGTCGTTGCTGGCAAAGAGCGCCGTGAAATGGGTGCGGGCCAGCAGACGCTGGGTGAGTTTTTCCCCTTCGGCTTCTGCCCAGTCCTGACCATTGGCCGAGGCAAACAGGGCAGGATCTGCAGGAACACCTGCGGCTTGCAGGGCACGGATGTATCCGGTGTACCTGCCCAGGGTATCGGGTCGGTTCAGGGGACCGGTGATGTGGGCGATGCGGGTATGACCGAGGTCCAGCAGGTGCCGGGTGGCCTGTTCCCCGCCCATCTCATTGTCCACATAAAGGCAGGTGGAGGCGGCTTCCGGGATCAGACGGTTGAGGATCACCATAGGAACCCCTTCCTGCATGAGTTCAAGCAGATCTTCGTCTGGCAGCAGGTCGGTGAAAAGGATATAGGCGTCCAGATGGCGGCTCTTGAAGGTCTGAATGGCCTGTTTTTCTTTGCGAGGGTCGTCATGGCCCAGAGAACACATCATGTGCAGGTCGTGTTCCAGCAGGTGCTGTTCGATGGTGTTGACGATGACCCCATAGAATTCGTCTTTGAGGTTGGGCACAAGCACACCCACTGTCTTGAGGTCCTCGGTGAGGAGGCTTCTGGAAAAGGGGTTGGCCTTGTATCCGAGGCGCTCGATCACTTCACGCACACGCTGAACTTTTTCCGGGCTGACTTTTCCGGTGCCGTTCAGAATTCTGGAGACGGTGGCTGTGGACACTCCGGCTTCTCGGGCGACATCCTGAATGGTGAGGTTGTGGTGCTGGCGCATGACGGTCTCCCGGGTCTGAGTTCAGCAGACCTGTCAGAAGGATCAGGTGCTGCCCATCAGGATCAAATTTTACAAAGGCTTGCGTTGAATGCCTTCTCTGATGCACCTCATTCTACATGATTTTCACGTTCTGGCAGGGTTTTTTGATGGAATGTTCCCCAGGGCAATGTAAATGGTTTCAAGAGCTGTAGATCCTCCAGGTGACAGCTCCATCCTTTCATCGTGGAAGCCTGCTGCGCCGGCGCAGCAAACACCGGAAACGTTTCTGAAACAAAAATTTCTCGCGTTTCTTGTGAAGGACAAAACAGCCATGTTGCAGGCATCCTATCTGCTCACAGCAGAACCAACAAGCCCGACTCTGGTAAAATAGAGCATGTCTCAGATTTCAAGCACCCACATTTTATTGAGAGCCGTTGAACCCTCTGATCTGGACCCGTTTTTTGACCACCAGCGTGATCCTGAAGCCTGCCACATGGCGGCTTTCACCCGTGCAAATCCCGGTGACCGTCAGGCTTTTGATGCGCACTGGCAAAAGATCCTGCATGATCCAGACATTGACAACTGGACCATCGAGCATGCCGGACAGGTGGTGGGGCATGTGTCGTCTTTTGTGTACGACTCAGAGCGGGAAATCACGTACTGGATTGACCGGGCACACTGGGGCAAAGGGCTGGCCACCAGCGCGCTGCAGACTTACCTGAAACAGCAGCCCAGAAGGCCTTTATACGCCCGGGCTGCTGCTGACAATCACGGTTCACGCCGTGTGCTGGAAAAGTGTGGGTTTC
Coding sequences:
- a CDS encoding carbohydrate ABC transporter permease: MSTPRPLQKEQAMIQNPVRSSVLQSTLLHVFLTILALLFLAPLYLMLVYATHPDNGIYSGALWFGSEAVNNFKNLQADTNFLRAMGNSIIIAVLYTAVSLMLTSMAGFAFTKYEFWGKNFWFGVILATLAIPVFVTIIPQYILMARNFHLTNTYWAVILPTLANTMGIFYMRQAFLTVHTDLLNAARIDGASEWRVFWQIALPVVRPAMAALAILLFLSSWNDYLWPLLVLNNKDAYTIPVALGTLVGLTRVSWGGIMMGTALSTVPFLILFVIAQRQIISGVAGGSVKG
- a CDS encoding ABC transporter substrate-binding protein, with product MKKTILFTLTLALSSAVAAPKGEITVWSWDVAAKALEATIPSFNKKYPDVKVKVVDLGNQNVYDRGLAGCAAGGADLPDVYSVENGEAEVFWARFPDCFTDLTTLGAGKYLKSFPAFKWTELSVGNKRYAMPWDSGPVVMFYRRDLYKQAGVSVSSIKTWDDFIKAGQKVNAKFGGKVKMGVIGNGSDDEWFRMLANQNGCFYFDNEASEVTINKQGCVDALTTIKKLMDAKLLSVGDWGGQITAFKKGDIATSMFGAWYEGTIRSNGADLSGKWGVYAMPASKKGGVRAANLGGSALALPASSKNKEAAYAFIEHALATNEGQIAMLKQYGLVPSLLSAAKDPYVAQGQKYWGNQKVWKTILDTLGDVPAARGTQFFQDARQVMIVVQADFLAGKYKTAKEALDAAAKQISSITGLPIAK
- a CDS encoding beta-galactosidase codes for the protein MNILNTLGQHVLFGGDYNPEQWPEHIWHEDVQRMKEAGVNLVSVGIFGWAKLEPSEGQYEFDWLDRVLNLLQEHNIGVNLATATASPPAWFALKYPESLPVTRDGVTLGFGSRQHYSPASAVYREKAAQLVRKLAGRYGTHPAVKMWHINNEYGCHIWECFSESTAQAFRGWLQKKYQALSEVNRVWGTAFWSQTYHQWEEIQPPRAMPGFYNPTQYLDWRRFSSDMMQECMQLEVDILREVTPHIPVNTNFLSVAKNLNQRELAKLEDIVSIDIYPDPASEDAALEVAIQGDWARSMRDGQPWILMEQAPNQVQWRHINAIKKPGQMRLLSYQLMARGARGILYFQWRQSVSGSEKYHSGMLPHTGVKSRTWQEIKQLGQELKGLPLLSYQHTAEVAIIVDWDSWQALEQESHPHVQLRLMQQVQQIYRTLHRRNIAVDFTTSHHDLSKYRLVYLPSTPLMDQASAGNLKNYVRQGGCLVSAFFSGITDEHDHIQQGTDQGSYSPGLKELLGVNILEFAPQQDGTVLQLSNGWEGSMWADVLELNGATALATYQREISGPAITCNLYGEGQAYHMGTQLTSQSLQVFTDLLLENRNLKAPLDVPEGIEVVRWQDGTLFLTNPTDAPCSISLPSAMTALVGTTEGHTLQLAPMGVAVLQPQSHPTEVLTPQ
- a CDS encoding LacI family DNA-binding transcriptional regulator, with amino-acid sequence MRQHHNLTIQDVAREAGVSTATVSRILNGTGKVSPEKVQRVREVIERLGYKANPFSRSLLTEDLKTVGVLVPNLKDEFYGVIVNTIEQHLLEHDLHMMCSLGHDDPRKEKQAIQTFKSRHLDAYILFTDLLPDEDLLELMQEGVPMVILNRLIPEAASTCLYVDNEMGGEQATRHLLDLGHTRIAHITGPLNRPDTLGRYTGYIRALQAAGVPADPALFASANGQDWAEAEGEKLTQRLLARTHFTALFASNDWLALGAVRALQAAGLRVPQDVSVVSFDDRTFARTVLQGLTAVHFPSEELGTQAAQLVVSLLGEEEPTARPPLQTHLVVRGSTGKVK
- a CDS encoding GNAT family N-acetyltransferase, with the protein product MSQISSTHILLRAVEPSDLDPFFDHQRDPEACHMAAFTRANPGDRQAFDAHWQKILHDPDIDNWTIEHAGQVVGHVSSFVYDSEREITYWIDRAHWGKGLATSALQTYLKQQPRRPLYARAAADNHGSRRVLEKCGFQVIGEDQGFAEARGQEIPEFIFRLD
- a CDS encoding carbohydrate ABC transporter permease, whose amino-acid sequence is MLRLRQNLVPYGFLLPYLLIFLLFWAYPLIRSLLDSFDDSRILGFGFTPANWTRLFSDPFFMTALKNTLVILAIQVPSMLALAIGLAIALNSEVLKAKGFYRFAFFAPLVVGTTAYSAIFRLIFNTQYGAVNHGLNALGLPSVDWLNQGTPALIVIMLAITWRWTGYNAIILLAGLQSISKDVYEAAAIDGASKWTTFWKITLPLMRPSILFCTVLSVFGTLQLFTESALITAGGPGNATMTLGTYLYQQGFRSFNFGYASSIAYAVAILGAFVSWIQLRLLGRDNT